A genome region from Streptomyces xanthophaeus includes the following:
- the recX gene encoding recombination regulator RecX, which yields MREQEGGGERRGGREGRSELPPQSPEEQARAICLRLLTGSPRTRRQLADALHKRGIPEEVSQQVLSRYEEVGLIDDAAFAGAWVESRHRGRGLARRALAQELRTKGVHATLVEEALELLDSDQEEQTARELVERKLRSTRGLERDKRIRRLAGMLARKGYPEGMALRVVRRALETEGEDADDLGYPGE from the coding sequence GTGCGGGAGCAGGAAGGGGGCGGCGAGCGCCGAGGCGGCCGTGAGGGCCGTTCGGAGCTGCCGCCCCAGAGCCCCGAGGAGCAGGCGCGGGCGATCTGTCTGCGCCTGCTCACCGGGAGCCCGCGTACCCGGCGCCAGCTCGCGGACGCCCTGCACAAGCGGGGCATCCCCGAGGAGGTGTCGCAGCAGGTCCTCTCCCGGTACGAGGAGGTGGGCCTGATCGACGACGCGGCCTTCGCCGGTGCCTGGGTCGAGTCCCGGCACCGAGGCAGGGGCCTGGCCCGCCGGGCACTGGCCCAGGAGCTCCGGACCAAGGGGGTGCACGCCACCCTCGTGGAGGAGGCCCTGGAGCTGCTGGACTCCGACCAGGAGGAGCAGACCGCCCGGGAGCTCGTGGAGCGCAAGCTCCGCTCCACCCGGGGCCTGGAGCGGGACAAGCGGATCCGGCGCCTCGCCGGGATGCTCGCCCGCAAGGGATACCCGGAGGGCATGGCCCTGCGGGTCGTGCGCCGCGCCCTGGAGACGGAGGGCGAGGACGCCGACGACCTCGGGTACCCGGGGGAGTGA
- the recA gene encoding recombinase RecA, whose protein sequence is MAGTDREKALDAALAQIERQFGKGAVMRLGDKPNDPIEVIPTGSTALDIALGVGGLPRGRVIEVYGPESSGKTTLTLHAVANAQKAGGTVAFVDAEHALDPEYAKALGVDTDNLILSQPDTGEQALEIVDMLVRSGALDLIVIDSVAALVPRAEIEGEMGDSHVGLQARLMSQALRKITGALNQSKTTAIFINQLREKIGVMFGSPETTTGGRALKFYASVRLDIRRIETLKDGTDAVGNRTRVKVVKNKVAPPFKQAEFDILYGQGISREGGLIDMGVEHGFVRKAGAWYTYEGDQLGQGKENARNFLKDNPDLANEIERKIKEKLGVGVRKDAAAEAGTDAADAAATAVPAPASKAKTTAKAAVAKS, encoded by the coding sequence ATGGCAGGCACCGACCGCGAGAAGGCTCTCGACGCCGCTCTCGCACAGATTGAACGGCAATTCGGCAAGGGTGCGGTCATGCGCCTCGGCGACAAGCCGAACGACCCCATCGAGGTCATCCCCACCGGGTCGACCGCGCTGGACATCGCCCTCGGCGTCGGCGGGCTGCCCCGCGGCCGTGTGATCGAGGTGTACGGCCCGGAGTCCTCCGGTAAGACGACCCTGACCCTGCACGCCGTGGCCAACGCACAGAAGGCCGGCGGCACCGTCGCCTTCGTGGACGCCGAGCACGCGCTCGACCCCGAGTACGCGAAGGCCCTCGGCGTCGACACCGACAACCTCATCCTGTCGCAGCCGGACACCGGCGAGCAGGCACTGGAGATCGTGGACATGCTGGTCCGCTCCGGTGCCCTCGACCTGATCGTCATCGACTCCGTGGCGGCCCTCGTGCCGCGCGCGGAGATCGAGGGTGAGATGGGCGACTCGCACGTCGGTCTCCAGGCCCGGCTGATGAGCCAGGCGCTCCGGAAGATCACCGGTGCGCTCAACCAGTCCAAGACCACCGCGATCTTCATCAACCAGCTCCGCGAGAAGATCGGTGTGATGTTCGGCTCGCCCGAGACCACCACCGGTGGTCGCGCGCTGAAGTTCTACGCCTCCGTGCGCCTCGACATCCGTCGCATCGAGACCCTCAAGGACGGCACGGACGCGGTCGGTAACCGCACCCGCGTCAAGGTCGTCAAGAACAAGGTCGCGCCCCCGTTCAAGCAGGCCGAGTTCGACATCCTCTACGGCCAGGGCATCAGCCGCGAGGGCGGCCTGATCGACATGGGCGTGGAGCACGGCTTCGTGCGCAAGGCCGGCGCCTGGTACACGTACGAGGGCGACCAGCTCGGCCAGGGCAAGGAGAACGCCCGCAACTTCCTGAAGGACAACCCCGACCTCGCCAACGAGATCGAGCGGAAGATCAAGGAGAAGCTGGGCGTGGGTGTCCGCAAGGACGCCGCCGCCGAAGCCGGTACGGACGCGGCCGACGCCGCGGCCACCGCCGTGCCCGCCCCGGCATCGAAGGCCAAGACGACGGCCAAGGCCGCCGTGGCCAAGAGCTGA
- a CDS encoding SMI1/KNR4 family protein, with amino-acid sequence MTGHDTLARLVTPPTAPVEARGDWTAAETALGVRLPDDYKWLVATYGWGEFCDLLYLHTPFGANRYNRVEWQSAHPTESPERDRERYPYPLHPAPGGLLIWGTTMDADRLCWLTDGEPEEWPVVVWSSEGWYETHRTGAAGFFEGWVRGRVHSRLLGAMDPDLAPWFNTFRPRVDRCLVLSEGPLSHDERLSRLRTALAPTTDRGSWRSERDGSGQDHFATLDADWLLTYDTPHPHRIRIAFPAEDTERVRHRLFAAAELMECRVLEVTTAAGTPLETWGAVTDEDE; translated from the coding sequence GTGACCGGGCACGACACCCTGGCGCGGCTCGTGACACCGCCGACCGCGCCCGTCGAGGCCCGTGGCGACTGGACCGCGGCCGAGACCGCGCTCGGGGTACGGCTGCCCGACGACTACAAGTGGCTGGTCGCCACCTACGGATGGGGGGAGTTCTGCGATCTCCTCTACCTCCACACACCCTTCGGTGCGAACCGGTACAACCGCGTCGAGTGGCAGAGCGCGCATCCGACGGAATCGCCGGAGCGTGACCGCGAGCGCTACCCGTACCCGCTGCACCCCGCGCCGGGCGGGCTGCTGATCTGGGGCACCACCATGGACGCCGACCGGCTCTGCTGGCTCACCGACGGGGAGCCCGAGGAGTGGCCCGTGGTGGTGTGGAGCAGCGAGGGCTGGTACGAGACCCACCGCACGGGCGCGGCCGGGTTCTTCGAGGGCTGGGTCCGCGGCCGCGTCCACTCCCGCCTGCTCGGCGCGATGGATCCGGACCTGGCGCCCTGGTTCAACACCTTCCGGCCCCGCGTCGACCGGTGCCTGGTCCTGTCCGAGGGGCCCCTGTCCCATGACGAGCGCCTGAGCCGCCTGCGTACGGCGCTGGCCCCCACCACGGACCGCGGCTCGTGGCGCTCGGAGCGCGACGGGAGCGGACAGGACCACTTCGCGACCCTCGACGCCGACTGGTTGCTCACCTACGACACCCCCCACCCGCACCGGATCCGGATCGCCTTCCCGGCCGAGGACACGGAGCGCGTCCGTCACCGGCTCTTCGCCGCCGCCGAGCTCATGGAGTGCCGGGTGCTGGAGGTCACGACCGCGGCGGGGACCCCGCTGGAAACCTGGGGCGCGGTCACGGACGAGGACGAGTAG
- a CDS encoding deoxyxylulose-5-phosphate synthase, with product MAHAKTSYVCLPCRASYKQPYDRDRERICPRCAGALVHVGSAFAAPPRRDTAGWRTLAVLLNAGVRFHKSCCGGPGYRPRTLHEVRERMAYARRTGTPFAQALVLRDLP from the coding sequence ATGGCTCATGCGAAGACCTCCTACGTCTGCCTGCCCTGTCGGGCCTCGTACAAGCAGCCCTACGACAGGGACCGGGAGCGGATCTGCCCGCGGTGTGCGGGGGCCCTGGTCCATGTGGGCTCGGCGTTCGCCGCACCCCCGCGCCGGGACACCGCGGGATGGCGGACCCTCGCCGTGCTGCTGAACGCGGGCGTGCGGTTCCACAAGAGCTGCTGCGGCGGGCCGGGCTACCGGCCGCGCACCCTGCACGAGGTGCGCGAGCGGATGGCGTACGCGCGGCGGACCGGCACGCCGTTCGCGCAGGCGCTCGTCCTGCGAGACCTGCCGTGA